The segment TTTGTTCTCTTGTCATCTTCCTCAAACTTGCTCTTCAAGACCTGCGCACTGGTGGCAATGCCGGCAAGCGGATTTCTTATCTCATGTGCGACCCCGGCCGAGAGCTCGCCCAGGGAGGCAAGCTTCTCGGTTCGTCTGAGCTGATCTTCAATCCTCCTGGATTCACTCAGATCATTGAAAATTCCCACTGCGCCCGTTATTCCGCTCTTTTCATCCCTGATGCAGGAGACTCTCATGCTTACCGGGATTTCGGCCCCGGAGCTGTTCTTCAGATACACCTCTTCCTCCGCGGCTCCGCCCTTCAGAACTCCTTTGAGCACTGAGCCTCCGGAACCGGCACCGAAAACCTCCTCCACTTCTTTGCCGACAATGTCTCTCGTTTCGTAACCAAGCAACTCCTGGGCGGACGTGTTGAAGTACATGACTTTTCCATCAAGCCCTATCGCTATGAGACCGCTGTTCATGTTTCTGAGAATGCTTTCAGTAAACTCAGTCAGTCTCACCTGATCTCTCATGAGTTTTACGTTCGCCAGTCCCTCGGAGAGTATGGCCTTCATGGCCTTAAATAGTTCGATGTGTACGTTGAAATCCTCCTCTGACCGGAATTCTTTTGCTATAAGGAGTATTCCAAAAAGACCAGAGTAGTGATCGAGCGACAAACAGTAGAGAGAACTTCCACAGTCACATGCCCCTGAAAAGAAAGCCGGGAATCTTCCCTTCAACGTGTCCATCGAGACAAGATCGAAACTCTCGAAGACACCTGACCTGCAGATTTCGTCAAAAGCACGCAGTGCTTCTTCGACGACCTGGCGGTCCAAACCCGATGAGGCCTTTTCAACGAGTTTCCCGTCTTCCATGAGAAGGAGCGAGAAACCGGAAGCGTCGAAGTCTTTGGTTAGTACATCGCCGATTGATGCCAGGAATCCGGGGAAATCGAATGCGGATGCGGAAGCTTTCCCGATCTTGTACAGAATCGAAAGTTCCTTGAGTTTCTCGCTAGTACCTTCCACAGAACGCGCCCCCTCAAAGCTGGTTCTAGCACTTTGGCTGGAAGCTGTCAATCGAGGGATTCAGGAACCCTGGCGGCATACTGAATGTTCACCGTGCATGATGACTGAAATGTGGGGGAGTGTGACATGCTAAAGATTTCTTGGGATCAAAAGGGAACTGGTCGGCGGGCGAAAAGCAGTGCTTGCTGCCTACTGCTCTTTCTCAAGAAACTCAGCAAGCAGCACTGCAAGAGATCTCTTCACTTCGGGAAGGTCGTAGTAGCCGGACTTCACCCTATCTCTCACTCTCTCGATCTTGGCTTGAGCCGTTTCTCCCCGTTCGAAAGAAGGAGCCTTGCCACAGCTTTTCTGTCGCGCATTCCTCTCGACTGTCATCTCACTCTGAAAAATCGGCCTAATATCCCAAAGCTTTACACATAATCTATCCCACGTTGTCCTCCTCTCCCCTGCGGGGAGAGAATCAAGAGTCTCGTTGTCCTCCTCTCCCCTACGGGGAGAGGATCAAGGTGAGGCCAGCAACAACCCCTTCCCTGATCTTCCTCTCCCGCGTGCGGGAGAGGACTGAGGTGAGGGTCCCGGGAGCA is part of the Candidatus Eisenbacteria bacterium genome and harbors:
- a CDS encoding ATP-binding protein, whose translation is MEGTSEKLKELSILYKIGKASASAFDFPGFLASIGDVLTKDFDASGFSLLLMEDGKLVEKASSGLDRQVVEEALRAFDEICRSGVFESFDLVSMDTLKGRFPAFFSGACDCGSSLYCLSLDHYSGLFGILLIAKEFRSEEDFNVHIELFKAMKAILSEGLANVKLMRDQVRLTEFTESILRNMNSGLIAIGLDGKVMYFNTSAQELLGYETRDIVGKEVEEVFGAGSGGSVLKGVLKGGAAEEEVYLKNSSGAEIPVSMRVSCIRDEKSGITGAVGIFNDLSESRRIEDQLRRTEKLASLGELSAGVAHEIRNPLAGIATSAQVLKSKFEEDDKRTKFIDIILEEVERLDKIVERVLLFAKPVAPSLSFTDLRESIERVLALSGDLIRSNGISVVKQYEEPIPMVYIDQDQMVQVIHNLVTNALHSMPQGGTLTFRLLSLKKAGPHRRRKGDLESIRLQPKEFLRLEIIDTGCGIPKEIVDRLFDPFFTTRPEGTGLGLSISQSIIREHGGTIAVSSEEGRGTVATVELPLEKRKARS